AAGTTTCTCCTCAATAGCAGCGAGAATGTTATCTTTTTCGGCCAGAGGGTCAATATGACTCAAGTAAATCTCCCCCCTCCTGTGATGATGCGGACCGTCCCGTCGTCGCCGAAAATGTCCTGCTCAGCTGAAAAAACCCTCTCGCTATCGGAAGTTCTGGACAGGGGCATCTGGAGATATGAGAGTTGGGTCCTCATTCCCATGCCTACATGCTGCGCCACTTCGGTCCCTTCGAGACCCACGCGCACCTTTCGGTAAACATCCATCCAAGCTTTACCGTTGGTCGGTGCTACCTCAATCAAGTCCGCCTTTGCCTTGCGACGTGACCCGGTGGCGTGATGTTGCTGCAGCTGTTGTTGTGATCGCTGCTATTGCTGTgaacactgctgctgctgctgccgttgcGCAGGGTGTCGCTTTTCCACGGTCGTCCATCCGTCCATGGGTGGGCAGGCAGGCAGTGCTGCTGAGCTCCTTCACCAGGGAGCATACCTGAGCTGTGAGGCGGGACAGCTCCGCCTGCATTTCTGCCTGTAGCTTATCCCGAGCCTGCAGCTGTTCCAAAAGCTCAGCTACAGACGCCTGACGGCTCAGCTCGATTTTGTTGTTACCCGCATTAGGTGTGGGTGCGTGTGGCGTTAGCAGCGCGGCGGCCTCGACGACCGTTTTGTCCAGATCGTCGTCATCGCTGGAGGAGAAGCTGAGATTCTCCTCAACGTTAGCCCGGGAGCGCTTGTCTGTCGCTCGAGCTAATTGTGATGGTGGTGTATCTGTCGTGCGAGAGGAGGCTAGGGACACCGTCCGTGTTCTTAATCTCAATACCCTCTGCTGCTCCATGGGTGGTGGGCATCATTGCCCAACCCCGACTCCATGGTTTTTTAATGCCCAGGGTCCGCCAGCTGTACGTTGGACACTGAAATTTCCGTCGGCTTCTTATTATTCGAGCAGCTGACGAGCGCGAAATGTCAGGTTTTCTCTATGCACTGCACAAACACGCTTGTTTGCACGATTTATACTCACTTCCAGGCCAAAAACGGTGACATTTTATCCCGTCAAAAAGTGAGTGCTCCCGCATGGGGCAAAAGGACGCTACACATATTAGAGTTTTTGACCAATTCGAACGCGTTATTTACTCTTATAGCGTGAAATCCACCGAAATCTACCACGATAAACACTTTTCAGCTAATACTCAAGGTTTTACACGAATTTTGAACGCTTTTGCAAGAGCGCACTGCACACACGTGTTTACAGGCCAGCTGTCAACTACATTTAGTTACGCCACATGCTCATTGCTAATTATTGTATGTTCTACGTCAGAAATAATCTCTCCGTTTGTGACAGCCTTGTTCTTTACACGAGGGCGTTTCAGAACTTCGTTGTTcggttaattaattttcttatctCCTTATCTTATCTTAAGTTAATTTTCTATCTCCTTAATTATGGCATTCTCATCTTCGTTTGTTAATGGGCTGTCGGTAAGTGCCTTATACTTGGTTATAATCTAGTTTCACTGGTTTCGATCTTTGACTCCCTTCCGAAGCAAGGAGGGCGATTTCTAGTTCTTCGGTGGGTTTCAAccatttggaaaattgaataatcgtttttgcttccttcgaTTCGGATTTCAATGCTTCTTTTAACCGTTCATTCCTCAGTTCCGGTGATATCTTCGCTACCAAATCTTGGAGGAACCTTTGGTCCATTTGGCAAACAATCGCAATATGCTCAATTGTGTGCGGTACAGAACGGCACACTACAAATGGTACAGCTGCCACAGTACTCCCCCTCTAGACTAGATTTCCCTAGTGATACCTCGCAGAGATAACAACTCGTCGACCCGAACGTGTGACTCTAGTCGGAGGAATCGTAGAAGTTGTGGCGGCGGGTGTTGAATCGGTTGTCGTTTGATGCTCATCTAGTTCGTTTGCTGGTTTCAGGCGGTCCACCGAAACGTTAATTGTGCACCCTCGAATGTTCAGCTTGAAAAACTTTTCGGTTACCatcttgaaaggtccttcgtaTGGAGGTGATAGCGAGGGATGAACCGAATCGTTGCGCACAAATACATTCTTGCACGTTTGCAGGTCCTGATGAACAAAGACGTTTCGCTTATCATGTCTGACGGTTTCTTGGGGACGAAGATCACGCATAGCTTTTCGAAGTTGAGTAACAAATTCAACTTCGTCAGTACTCTCCGGGTTGGTGATGAAAATCTCGGAAGGTATTCGGAGTGTCGTTCCCTATACCATCTCGGCAGGCGATGCCTTGATGTCTTCCTTGTAGGTTGTCCGCAGTCCGAGCAAAATCACTGGCAGATGATCGCAACAGTGATCAGGATCGTGGCACAGGATGGACGACTTGAGTGTTCTATGCCATCGTTCGATGATACCTTTTGACTGGGGATGGTATGCCGTCGTCCGTAGATGGCTGGAACCGAGCAGACGAGTAAGCTCAGCAAACAGCGTCGACTCGAATTGGCGCCATTGAACGGATGTAATGTAGGTGGTAACGCCAAACCGAGATATCCATCCGGAAACCAGTGCTTCGGCGATGGCTAAAGTCTAAAATAAGGACCCcctctcacggtcactcacaATAGTCACTCAGctatttttcgtacagggtggttcgcaaTCGTAATTGTGACaattgcgtgtttttttattatgtttcgaggcactgacacctgagggcatagccgtccaagaagaaaatgtagcaattgacgccatctatcgaccacaggtcaaagattggtcAAAGATTTTACCACCATACCCTTCCAAAGTCCGAAGAGTAGTGTGTTTCGTCACGGGGGCAAATACTTCGTCATAGTCTGTGCCGAAATGTTGATTTGTCAACAAATCTGTGCGCTTTCTGATCCGGTAAGTATTTTACGAATGTGTACGCAAGCTGCAACCGCAGACTTTAAGATGCTTAACATTTGGTTTAACTCCATGCCACAACTCCAATAGTGACCGCTCTACTGCTTTCGTTGGTAAAATATATTGGAGGTAGACTGCGGTATTCAGAGCCTCCGCCCAGTACCATTTGTGCATTTTAGAATCAGCGAGTAAAAATCTCACCATTTCAAGGAGGGTTCTTCCGCTCTGCCACGCCATTCTGCTGAGGACTATATCCTACTGTGAATTGCTCCTGTATGCAGTGATGTTTATAAAAGTTCTTCAGCTTATGTTCACGGTATTCTCCTCCTCCGATCCGAGTATCCGATCGGATACTTTTCGGATTGCGACCGAAAATATTGTTAGCCATCAATACGTATTCCTCGATCTTGCTAGCAATATCTGATTTGTGATTAAGGAAGTAAAGAACACAATCGATATCGATATCTGGTAACGTAAGGTGTCTCTACTGGTCCACAGACATCTGTGTGTACGAGATCCATCGGAGCCTGTGTCGATGATAAATATTCCCTCGGGAATGGAGTACGCacacttttaattttcatgCAGCATTCTTAAGGTTTTCTCTGGCCAGACGGTCAATAGCTCAATTGTCTATGTTGTGGTGGCTTTGAGACGCTATCACTGCCCTGAAGGGTTGCTTCAGTACATATAAGCCGTTAAGCAACGGTCACTTTTCCCAATGTGATTCTACATTCTATTTGATCGTCAGACGTCACTGTTGCACCTCTCTGGATGATTTGCGACACCGACAGCAGGTTCAGAGTCAAACTTGGTGTATATAAAGGATCGCTTAATTTAACCTTCCTGGGCTCTCCATTCTCGTTGCATAGTGCTACCATCGCGGTACCCTTGCCTTTGACTGGAGCCTGTTTTCCAGACTGTTGGTAGTGTTAGGTAATGTGCTGCTGTGCACACAGTGCGCACAGCACAGTACACCTATTACTGTGCTAGCACACTGCTAGCACAGCGTTAGCACACTACTAGCACAGTGCTAGCACAccttttttacaaggagtttaacCTAGCACGGACTTAGCTGATAGCTGAACGAACGAACACTCGTTCTAAGAAATGATGATCAAAGAAACCGAAAGAGAGCGTGGGGGGAACTCGTTCGGATCCGATCAAATCAGAAAGGCAAACTTCAGTCAGATAGCGAGAGtgtgatgaaaatttgttgtaTGAGATGGATCTCTTTCTTCGTCAGCTCTTGCGCGCACAGGTTGTCCACACATATTCCCAGTAATTACATATAGTGTTAGTTCTTGGTTAGGTTTAGTTTAGGTTTAATGTAGCATAAgtttagaataaaataaacataattataTACTTCTCCACGTATAAATTTTGTCAACGGTTCCGTGCTTGTGGAGAGATTCGGAATAAAATGACCAACGAAATTCAGCAGGTCTAAAAAATTGCTCAATTCTTCCTTAGATGACGGTGGTAGGAAGTGCTTAATTGCCGCTATTTTCTCTTTAGATAGGCTGATGCGCTTACTTGAAATCCCAGAATTTCTATCTTCTCCACACCGAAAACGCAATTACTTCGGTTAAGCTTCGCATTATTTCCCTCTAATACCCTCAAGACTTTTAGTAATCGCTAATCGTGTTCCTCCCTGTTGCTACCTGAGACGACGATATCATCGatagaaacaataacaacGCCAATGCCGTTTGACATGTCCGTCATGATTCTTTGAAAAATTTCAGGCGCACAGTTTATACCAAACATTAAAGGCTTACAGCACACTAGCCCCGTGTTTATCATGAATGGAATGACACCTCGCGAGTCAGAGTGAAGCTAACATGGTAGTATGCTGACGTTATATCGAGCCGCTAATAAAACTTGGAAAGCTAAAGTTTAATTAAGAACGTGTCGATAAAAAGTTCCTATAAACATAGATACTGTTTAGTCATTATGAAGcatttcctttattttattgttcaccGTCAGTTCAATTGCAGCAGGGATCCTCAAATATGCGATCTTGTTCGGAGGTATGTTAGGGTCGATAGAAAGCTTCACTTGAACACCCAAGAGTTTTGCGAATGGCTTAGTCTCTTTGCCTGAAGATTGGTTAACGTGAAGTACATCAAGACCAGTTCTTAGTAATTTCAGATCATGCGATGTCCGTTTGCTGAGAACACGTTTCACAGCATACTACCGCAAAAGCGTCAATCGACGATCCCGAGTCAACAACACCGGCACATCATCAATCATGGTGGTTATCGAGTTTAAGGATGTTCGAAAACCCGTCTTCCAAACGCGCCGACGACCCCTGCTTCGAATGCGTTCCTAGAGCAATAAGTGCGTTCTTGTCACCTGTCAAAGACAGAACCGCGTGGgagagagtttccggcgtggATCCTCTCTCTGCTCCTTTAAAAGCGGCTCCGTGCGATCAATCGCTCTCTTTCTGCGCGTGTCCTTCAGCGATTCGGTCTGTGCGGCGATCCGTTTATTGGTAAAGTATCAAAGCTGCGTGCGTCTAGATAGTAAAGATTATTATTTGTGCAAGTGTCAATAAAACTTTAGAAGGAGTGTAAACAATATTGACGGCTTCGTGTGGTATTTTTACGGACGGCTACGTGCGTGAAACACATGGATAATAAAATTGAGTTCCAATTTTTTCCAACAGCTTACATTTGTAGAACAGTTGTCGCTTACGATTGCAGCAACATTCATTCCCCTAAAACttaatttttgaataaattccATTAAAATTTCTTTCGTCATTTTTTTACCGAAACCTATATACACTGGCTGTTTCCATTGTTTGAACAGTCCTCTTGCCATAACAACTTGTATATAATCGTGGGGACCGACTGCCTCATCAGCTGCAGGATCGTATTCTAATGTGTTCTCTACTTTCATCTCGTCAAAACTTAATATGCATTCACAATATCTCTTGgtcaattgttttgcaaaattttccatgaAAACAAGCAAATCTTCTAAAATTCCTTGCTTGAGATCAATTTTTTGAGCGTGCTTTTGAAGCGTCGAAATTGATGGTAAGGGATAATTCATGTCCTTGGCTATGTAGTGGTAACCTCTTTTTCCAAAATAACGCAAGGTGAAAACAGAACTTACTTCCTTTTTACTCCATTAAACacgttgttttttccttcataaTCAAGTCAATTTGATTCGAAAACAATGTTCCTTTCAAAAAACCTTTCATTTTCGAGATTAGCTCGCAAGGCTGaatgctattttttttgtatcttttcaATCTCTGTTTTCAatactttgttttcttttttaattcattccattttcaGATTTcattgattcaattttttcctgtaaaactttaattgcGTTGCGTAATAGATTGTTTTCGTCTAGAACATTTTTTagctgattttttaatttggcAAATGGCCCATTGTCTGaaacgtttggtttttggtaaatGTCGGCGCCTACAGTTAGGCAATTAGATTTCAGCAATAATTTGTGCGTATGTGTAATGTGTAATTTAAGTAATGTAAATATGTAAATGTGAATAGGGAACTAGGATAGATGTAAGTGAATTATGTATAATATAGAAGTTAGTCTAAGTTGAAACATCACCGTGTGCACATCATCATCCAGGAATTCCATCCGAACGAGCTATCGAacatttggtccttcgaaccggataggAGGAGCCAAACAGTAAGAAACCCAACGGTCTGAATGCTGAATAACGATCTCAGGAGGACAACTGTACGAAACGTTGCTTATGAAGTGTCGAACTGGGAAGAGCGCTGCGTACGTATACGAGGTCATCGATCGATCACGCTGATCGACAGTGCGTGCGTGTTAGGTTGCTCACAGAATACGAGAAGCTTCAAAATTGGATTGTTTCAAGGAGATCATCGAGTTGGGACAGTGTCATCATCCGTAGGCTGAAGTACAAGCGTTGCGCGTGCATATCGTGATTGTAAAATTTGTCCATGTTAAGCGTACGTAACATAAATATTTGTGTGTAACCAAGTGTGTAAGAAGCGTCGCACAAACTAACACTGTGAACAAGCATAGGATTAGTCGGAGAAGTGTGCGTGTTACTACGTTTGCGCGCGAATTGAGGACTTCGGCCATCGCCTTTCACGCAATTGCGTCGTTACGAGTAGTGGTGTAGGATCACAGACGGGAGACGCTACAGTGTGGCACATAGTTTCCGCACAAGAGTGAATATCTGCGAGTAAGAAAATGAGTAAACAAATACAGACGGTGAAGCGGAAATATCTCGATACGTTAAGGTGCGTTGATTTCTTCGTTGAATTCATAAATGAGTATAATGCAGAGGAACATGCGTCTCAGCTGGAAGGTCAGTTAGGAGCgttggaagaagcaaaaaagacATTTGAGAGTGTACGCGAAAAATTACTGGGTGAAGACGAGTGCGATATTGAGGCCCTATGTACGGAAAAACgagaatattataaaaaataccaaCAGGTTAAAGGTTTCATTGTGGCTCGTCAAAGGAGCGAAGAAGTAGGCTCGTTACCAGCAGCAAATAGCACAAGCGTAAATCAATCGATGTTATGCCATCCCAAATTGCGTTTACCGACCATTGACCTTCCGTCGTTCGATGGCGACATCACAAAATGGTTAACGTTTAAGGACAGATTTACGTCAATGGTTCATGAGGCGGTTGAAGTTCCTGAAGTTACGAAGTTGCAATATTTGCTATCTGCATTAAAGGGAAATGTAGCAACCCAATTCGATCACACGCAGTTAATAGCCGACAATTACGAACCTACTTGGCAGAGTTTGCTTACGCGATACGATGACACAAAGACGATTAAAAGAGAATACTTCAAAGCGTTGTATCATCTAGAAGCAATGAATGATTCCTCGGGAGAAGAGTTAGCGCGGATTGTAAATGAAGTGAAACGATTGGTTCGGGGAATGGAAAGACTCAAGGAGCCAATAGACAAATGGGACACCCCCTTAACAAGCTTGATTATGTTCAAAATGGAGGCTACTAGTTTATTGGCATGGGAACTAGTTTCAGCAGATACAAAAAACGATACATATCAGGGACTAATCGAATTTTGCGAAAAACGAATCAAGGTGTTAACTAATTCCAAAATATACAATGTGCGGACTATCGATACGAGACCAGCCAAGGTGATGAGTAACACACGAACGCCTGTTATACGTAAAGAAGCTAAGTTTAATATAAAGGGAACTCCTACGATGGCACATGTAGAACAAACGGATGAAAGGTTTAAGACAGAATGCCCGGTGTGTAAAGAAGATCATACTTTGTTCAAGTGTTCGAAATTTGAGAGCATGAGTCTCGAGCAACGGCTCAATatagtaaaagaaaagaatttgTGCTACAATTGTCTTAAGCGAGGACACGGAGTGCGTCAGTGTAGATCGTCTTATCGTTGCGTTCAATGTAAAAAGCGCCACCACACCATGCTATGCAGCCGACCAAAGGAAGCATCAGTAGCAGTACCACCAGTCGTAAATGCCACTATGCACAACAGGAATTTAGAGAAGCGAGAGACTATTTGGCTTTCTACAGCCCAAGTGCTTCTGTTAGATTCATGCGGTAAAGAAATTCCTGCCAGGGCATTATTGGACATGGGAGCCCAGTCCAATTTCATGACGGAAAGATTGGCTCAACAATTGGGACTGAGTAGACAGCGGATGCTAAGCTCGTTATCTGGAGTAGGTGCAATGGCATTAACAGCAAATAGTATGGTAACGGCAACAGTAAGATCAAGAGTGTCAAGGTTTTCTGCAGTACTAGACTTTGTGGTGTTACAACGGGTAACGGCAGATGTTCCGGCTCAGACAGTGAATGTAGATCGATGGAATATTCCAAGTGGGGTGAGATTAGCAGATCCTACATTCTTTAAGTCGGAAAGAGTAGATCTATTAATTGGAGCTGAGTTGTTTGCGGATCTATTAGAAAAGGGCCATATTAAGGTTGCACCTCATTTGCCAAGCCTGTTAAAGACCAAATTTGGGTGGATTGTGAGCGGACCAATGCGAGACAGCATCGAGTACAGTAACAACAGTGTTTTGTGTCATTGTGTCCAAGAAGAGAATCTGATCGATTTAATGAGACATTTTGCCGCCCTTGAAGACATTCctcaagaaaaggaaacatcaGAAGAAGGCTTGAGTTGTGAAAGGTTCTACTGCGATACTACGATCCAAAACGAAGAAGGTAGATACGTGGTACAGTTGCCAAAGGTGAAAGAATACGAAAAACAATTGGGAGACTCAAAGGAAACCGCGTTGAGGCGATTTTTATCGATTGAACGGCGACTGAAGAAAGATGAAGCCATGAAAAAGGAATACGTAGAGTTTATGGAAGAATACGAACAGTTAGGTCACATGACGAAAGTGGCGAGCTACAATAATGTTGAATTGGAAGTTGGAAAGGACTATTATTTGCCCCATCACGCAGTCTGGAAAAGGGAGAGTACCACTACTAAGTGTAGAGTGGTGTTCGACGCTTCGTGTAAGTCTAGTTCTGGGCGATCACTGAACGACATTTTGCTGACTGGTCCAACAATTCAAGAAGATATTATTCCAATTCTGTTGCGTTTTCGAATGAAGAAAGTGGCATTAGTCGCAGACGTAGCCAAAATGTATCGTCAAGTTTTAGTAGCGAAAGAAGACAGAAAGCTGCAACGTATTCTATGGAGGAAAGAAAGCGAAGAACCTATTTCCGTGTATGAGCTGAATACTGTGACTTATGGCACAGCGTGTGCACCATTTCTCGCCATAAGAACTTTGCTACGAGTGTTTCAAGACTATGGTCGTCACTATCCAGAGGCTTTGAAGAGTAAGGACGATTTTTATGTTGATGATCTTGTATCAGGTGCAGACTCTATCGAAGAAGCAAACCAAATAGCAAAGCAGTTAGATGAGCTTATGAACAAAGCAGGATTCAGCCTTAGAAAATGGGCTTCAAACTACCCAGAAACGCTAGAAGGTATTCCACAACAAAGGCAATGTGAATCAGTTGCAGTTGAGCAAGCCAGCAAATCATCAATATCCCTTTTGGGGCTATTATGGATTCCAAGATCTGATAGGATGCAACTGAACATAAAGGGGATAGAACAACAAACTAGCTACTCCGGGAAGCAAATCTTATCGTGTATTGCTCGTATGTACGATCCGCTGGGAATCATAGATCGTGTAAAGATGAAAGCAAAGATGTTCATGCAGCGTGTGTGGTCGTATAAAGAGTCACGAGGCTCTGGTTGGAACTGGGATAATCCCCTCCCTGATGAGCTGCAAGTAGAATGGAAGAACTTTTACGCTGAGTTGAAGTATTTAAGTGATTTTAGTGTTCCGAGAACAGTGATCGATAGAGCAGAGGACAATTATCAGATACACATATTTTGTGACGCCTCAGAGAAAGGCTACGGCGCTTGTTGCTATATCCGTAGTCGGAATAGTCATTCAGGAGAAATAGTGGTCAGATTATTCATATCAAAGTCAAAGGTAGCGCCTCTTTCAAAAAAACTCACCATTGCAAGGCTTGAACTGTGTGGGGCATTACTAGCAAGCAATCTGTACCAGTTAGTGCAACGTGCGGTTGCCAAAGAAGTTACATGCTACATGTGGACAGACTCGATGACGGCATGGTATTGGATAAACTCTCCTAGTGACAGGTGGAAACCCTTTGTGGCAAATAGAACAAGAAGGATTCAAGCGAAAACTCAGAACTGTATATGGAAACACATTC
The DNA window shown above is from Anopheles funestus chromosome 3RL, idAnoFuneDA-416_04, whole genome shotgun sequence and carries:
- the LOC125769601 gene encoding uncharacterized protein LOC125769601 isoform X1, yielding MSKQIQTVKRKYLDTLRCVDFFVEFINEYNAEEHASQLEGQLGALEEAKKTFESVREKLLGEDECDIEALCTEKREYYKKYQQVKGFIVARQRSEEVGSLPAANSTSVNQSMLCHPKLRLPTIDLPSFDGDITKWLTFKDRFTSMVHEAVEVPEVTKLQYLLSALKGNVATQFDHTQLIADNYEPTWQSLLTRYDDTKTIKREYFKALYHLEAMNDSSGEELARIVNEVKRLVRGMERLKEPIDKWDTPLTSLIMFKMEATSLLAWELVSADTKNDTYQGLIEFCEKRIKVLTNSKIYNVRTIDTRPAKVMSNTRTPVIRKEAKFNIKGTPTMAHVEQTDERFKTECPVCKEDHTLFKCSKFESMSLEQRLNIVKEKNLCYNCLKRGHGVRQCRSSYRCVQCKKRHHTMLCSRPKEASVAVPPVVNATMHNRNLEKRETIWLSTAQVLLLDSCGKEIPARALLDMGAQSNFMTERLAQQLGLSRQRMLSSLSGVGAMALTANSMVTATVRSRVSRFSAVLDFVVLQRVTADVPAQTVNVDRWNIPSGVRLADPTFFKSERVDLLIGAELFADLLEKGHIKVAPHLPSLLKTKFGWIVSGPMRDSIEYSNNSVLCHCVQEENLIDLMRHFAALEDIPQEKETSEEGLSCERFYCDTTIQNEEGRYVVQLPKVKEYEKQLGDSKETALRRFLSIERRLKKDEAMKKEYVEFMEEYEQLGHMTKVASYNNVELEVGKDYYLPHHAVWKRESTTTKCRVVFDASCKSSSGRSLNDILLTGPTIQEDIIPILLRFRMKKVALVADVAKMYRQVLVAKEDRKLQRILWRKESEEPISVYELNTVTYGTACAPFLAIRTLLRVFQDYGRHYPEALKSKDDFYVDDLVSGADSIEEANQIAKQLDELMNKAGFSLRKWASNYPETLEGIPQQRQCESVAVEQASKSSISLLGLLWIPRSDRMQLNIKGIEQQTSYSGKQILSCIARMYDPLGIIDRVKMKAKMFMQRVWSYKESRGSGWNWDNPLPDELQVEWKNFYAELKYLSDFSVPRTVIDRAEDNYQIHIFCDASEKGYGACCYIRSRNSHSGEIVVRLFISKSKVAPLSKKLTIARLELCGALLASNLYQLVQRAVAKEVTCYMWTDSMTAWYWINSPSDRWKPFVANRTRRIQAKTQNCIWKHIPGVDNPADLVSRGTDAKALIDARQWWAGPSWLPLNEDMWPVSPNQKPITTDEERTSVLLVSSPVEESFSDRLFERCSTYTALRKGVGYWLRYLNLLRARRKGAKPPGHTSSGLSTEELVETDKFLYRLAQKDQFSEEFKAMLAKKCVPRTSPLRFLNPFIDDQGLMRVNGRLANSQLDSDMKQPILIPKNHRLTSLLVQHYHLKLLHAGPQLMISTIRQSLWIIGVRSVARSVYHKCMRCFKVNPKHINQPMGNLPPSRVTEARAFAVSGVDYAGPVYVKERHRRAAPTKAFVAVFVCFVTHAVHLELVSDLSTAAFISALRRFVARRGLVSELYSDNGTNFKGASNELHQLYQLLQSTHHREAVTTWSADKGFKWKFIPPRAPHFGGLWESAVRSMKHHLQRVLGTASTSFEDLVTLLAEIELCLNSRPITPLSHDPSDLQALTPGHFLTGYHLQVIPDIALKDIPENRLNHWRVVQKRLQHFWARWSTEYLQQLHARSKWNCEATEIKPGMLVIIREDNVPPLKWPLARITDIHPGTDGVVRVVTMKTAQSKEVKRPVTRICILPIDSNSKHEEENTIDENKRSET